The bacterium sequence TACTCGCGCAGGCTGTTCGGCCTGCGGCGGCGGCAAAGCACTCTGGAAAGAGAATCCTCCTATTATGACTGGATGCTCATCAGCCAATATTTTGCCAAAGAGGTGCGGTTGTTCAATCTGGGTCCGCTGTTCATCGAACGCTATCGCGCCCTGCGGAAAAAACGGCGGGCGGAACGGTTGGCGCTGACCAAACAGCAGGTGGGCCGTGATTTTGCGGCCGAGTTTATTTCCACCCTGGTAGTTTTCAGCGGACTGGCGATCGTGGCGTTTCGCGCGGCCGCCGGCGCCATTACTCTGGGCGATCTGGTGATGTACTATCAGGCCTTTCAGCGCAGCCTCAGCTCGCTGAAAGCGTGGCTCTCGGATCTGGCGTCGATCTATGAGAACTCGCTCTTCCTTTCCCACTTTTTCGCCTTTCTGCGCTTAAAGCCCGGGGTCGTTGCCCCGGTCCAACCGAAAAGCGTACCGCGTCCCTTGATGCGCGGACTGCGGGTCGAGGGCGTTTCTTTCAGCTATCCGCAGAGTGAGCGCCAGGCGCTGACGGATATCAATCTGGAGATTCAAGCCGGCGAGCACATCGCCATTGTCGGTGAGAACGGCTCCGGCAAGACCACACTGATCAAGCTGTTGTGCCGCTTGTATGATCCGGACAGCGGTAGGATCACTATGGACGGCATTCCCCTGACCGAGTTTTCCCCTCAAGAGCTGCGGTGGAGTTTCAGCGTGTTGATGCAGGATTATGTGAACTATTTCATGACGGCGCGGGAGAACATCTGGCTCGGCAACGTCGAGTTGTCGCTGCAGGATGAAAGAATCGTTAAAGCGGCGATAGAGTCAGGCGCCGACGAGGTGATCAACCGTCTGCCCAAAGGCTATGAGACCCATCTGGGAAAATGGTTTGAAGAGGGGGAAGAACTGAGTGTCGGCGAGTGGCA is a genomic window containing:
- a CDS encoding ABC transporter ATP-binding protein; translated protein: YSRRLFGLRRRQSTLERESSYYDWMLISQYFAKEVRLFNLGPLFIERYRALRKKRRAERLALTKQQVGRDFAAEFISTLVVFSGLAIVAFRAAAGAITLGDLVMYYQAFQRSLSSLKAWLSDLASIYENSLFLSHFFAFLRLKPGVVAPVQPKSVPRPLMRGLRVEGVSFSYPQSERQALTDINLEIQAGEHIAIVGENGSGKTTLIKLLCRLYDPDSGRITMDGIPLTEFSPQELRWSFSVLMQDYVNYFMTARENIWLGNVELSLQDERIVKAAIESGADEVINRLPKGYETHLGKWFEEGEELSVGEWQKLAISRALIRDAGIVILDEPTSALDAAAEYKIFELFRKLAADKTAIFISHRLASARISDRIVTMQNGRIIEQGSHEELMRRGGVYARLFELQSRQYMGNVTRDTSFHSGNC